Proteins encoded together in one Macrobrachium rosenbergii isolate ZJJX-2024 chromosome 45, ASM4041242v1, whole genome shotgun sequence window:
- the Naa60 gene encoding N-alpha-acetyltransferase 60, which translates to MSYSNRAVAHSGSSKLGKVPLCSLAELKLRFLCPSDLPEVKALCRQWFPIEYPDVWYEDITTNPRFYALAATYHTQIIGLLVAETKPLSKMNKEDQDILPPTLSGHTQIGYILTLGVTDSHRGHGIASLLLDNYLAQLTAHESPKVQAVLLHVLTTNQQAINFYQRRNFVRHTFLPYYYNIKGKPKDGFSYVRYVNGGHPPWTLLDYVQHWFSAISVMEVCWWPMRIVSKFWGLIARSATAVMTHRLS; encoded by the exons ATGAGTTATAGCAACAG GGCAGTAGCGCATAGTGGCAGTAGTAAGTTGGGAAAGGTGCCACTTTGTTCTCTGGCTGAGCTGAAGCTTAGATTTTTGTGCCCGAGTGATTTGCCTGAG GTGAAAGCCTTGTGCCGTCAATGGTTCCCTATCGAGTACCCTGATGTTTGGTATGAAGACATTACAACCAATCCGAGATTTTATGCCCTTGCTGCAACATATCATACCCAGATCATTGGGTTGCTGGTGGCTGAAACAAAGCCACTGTCTAAGATGAACAAGGAG GACCAAGATATATTACCCCCAACTCTGAGCGGCCACACACAGATTGGTTACATCCTGACGTTAGGCGTAACCGACTCTCACAGAGGCCATGGGATCGCGTCTCTTCTCCTGGACAACTATCTGGCTCAGCTAACTGCTCACGAATCACCAAAAGTACAAGCCGTTCTGCTGCACGTTCTAACTACCAACCAGCAGGCTATTAATTTCTATCAGCGGCGTAACTTTGT acGCCACACCTTTTTACCATACTATTACAACATAAAGGGGAAACCGAAGGATGGGTTTTCTTACGTGCGTTACGTGAATGGGGGCCATCCGCCTTGGACGTTGTTA GATTATGTCCAACACTGGTTTAGTGCAATATCTGTGATGGAAGTTTGCTGGTGGCCTATGCGAATCGTTTCCAAGTTCTGGGGCCTCATTGCCAGGTCTGCAACGGCTGTCATGACCCATCGTCTCTCCTAG